Proteins from one Burkholderia oklahomensis C6786 genomic window:
- a CDS encoding AzlC family ABC transporter permease: MNSLPTSTVISEDSTARSEAWRGLRASLPVMLGFVPFALVLGAQATQKGLSVVEVPLMTGLNFGGGSEFTAIRLWTSPPHILLIVAMSFLVNCRHILMGAAFAPYLRHLSRKRTFPALFFMCDESWAMALADARQQSRSRISFPYYLGVSAGLYLTWVACTALGAALGPTIGDVEQYGFDMAFTAVFLVLLRGMWKGARACRPWLVSLVVAAATDLLVPGAWYVAAGALAGLVAAVAWGEPS, from the coding sequence ATGAACAGTTTGCCGACGTCAACCGTCATTTCCGAGGACTCCACTGCAAGATCCGAAGCCTGGCGCGGCTTGCGCGCATCGCTGCCCGTGATGCTCGGCTTCGTTCCGTTCGCGCTCGTGCTGGGCGCGCAGGCGACGCAAAAAGGCTTGAGCGTCGTCGAAGTGCCGCTGATGACCGGCCTGAATTTCGGCGGCGGCTCCGAATTCACCGCGATCCGGCTATGGACGTCGCCGCCGCACATCCTGCTCATCGTCGCGATGTCGTTTCTGGTGAACTGCCGGCACATCCTGATGGGCGCGGCGTTCGCGCCGTATCTCCGGCACCTGTCGCGCAAGCGGACCTTTCCGGCGCTCTTCTTCATGTGCGACGAGAGCTGGGCGATGGCGCTCGCCGACGCGCGGCAGCAATCGCGCAGCCGCATCAGCTTTCCGTACTACCTGGGCGTGTCGGCCGGGCTGTACCTCACGTGGGTCGCGTGCACCGCGCTCGGCGCGGCATTGGGGCCCACGATCGGCGACGTCGAGCAATACGGCTTCGACATGGCGTTCACCGCGGTCTTCCTCGTGCTGCTCCGGGGCATGTGGAAAGGCGCGCGCGCGTGCCGTCCGTGGCTCGTCAGCCTCGTCGTCGCGGCGGCGACTGACCTGCTCGTGCCGGGCGCGTGGTACGTCGCGGCGGGCGCGCTCGCCGGCCTCGTCGCCGCCGTCGCCTGGGGAGAGCCTTCATGA
- a CDS encoding phosphocholine-specific phospholipase C → MTSESRRRFLHAVAQSASAAAALTVFPESIRRALAIPAASRTGTIRDVEHIVVFMQENRSFDHYFGHLRGVRGYNDRFPIALPNGKPVWYQPSKADPSRPVLPFRLNTLTTSAQCIGDLDHSWYKTHAAIDGGRYDRWPANKTDMTMGYHVREDIPFHYALADAFTVCDNYFCSLPGPTHPNRSYLMTGTVDPTGRYGGPLLDNNDYVDGDVPPKYDLLTWTTYPERLEANGISWQIYQQGTTGSDPLNGNYGTNVLQNFANFINAKPGSSLYQRAQTARTLDDLKADVLANKLPQVSWLLPPAAFSEHPKYTPAYGANYTSQILDALTSNPDVWRKTVLFIMYDENDGFFDHVVPPQPATTRAQGLSTVTVDGEIHNVVNPGRGGSYTADGLPYGLGPRVPMTVVSPWTKGGFVCSQVFDHTSVIRFIAARFGIDEPNITPWRRAVCGDLTSAFDFRTPDATLPPLPDTSNYRSIADQLCSTKPAPTVPAAPSPVDPQEPGVRPARALPYELHVNASVHGGARLRLEFANRGEQGAHFYVYASNRSDGPWRYTVGAHRSLHDEFDLGATNGAYAFSVYGPNGFVRVFEGVAAAEGHGRHAAAHPEVKAGYDVANGNLYLKLQNHGGQSVQLTLTDNAYGAQSRQLALRGGDERIEQWALAPSHHWYDVTVSDGATGKFVRRFAGHVENGKTSYSDPAAVAPVTA, encoded by the coding sequence ATGACGTCAGAAAGCCGCCGCCGTTTCCTGCATGCCGTTGCGCAATCCGCGAGCGCCGCCGCCGCGCTCACCGTGTTCCCCGAATCGATCCGCCGCGCGCTCGCGATCCCCGCCGCGTCGCGCACGGGCACGATCCGCGATGTCGAGCACATCGTCGTGTTCATGCAAGAAAACCGTTCGTTCGACCATTACTTCGGACACCTGCGCGGCGTGCGCGGCTACAACGACCGCTTCCCGATCGCGCTGCCGAACGGCAAGCCGGTCTGGTATCAGCCGTCGAAGGCGGATCCGTCGAGACCCGTGCTGCCGTTTCGCCTGAACACGCTGACGACGAGCGCGCAATGCATCGGCGACCTCGATCACTCGTGGTACAAGACACACGCGGCGATCGACGGCGGCCGCTACGACCGGTGGCCCGCGAACAAGACCGACATGACGATGGGCTATCACGTGCGCGAGGACATCCCGTTCCACTACGCGCTCGCCGATGCGTTCACCGTCTGCGACAACTACTTCTGCTCGCTGCCCGGCCCGACGCATCCGAACCGCTCGTATCTGATGACGGGCACCGTCGACCCGACCGGCAGGTACGGCGGTCCGCTCCTCGACAACAACGACTACGTCGACGGCGACGTGCCGCCGAAGTACGACCTGCTCACGTGGACGACGTATCCCGAGCGTCTCGAAGCGAACGGCATCTCGTGGCAGATCTATCAGCAAGGCACGACGGGCAGCGATCCGCTGAACGGCAACTACGGGACGAACGTCCTGCAGAACTTCGCGAACTTCATCAACGCGAAGCCGGGCTCGTCGCTGTATCAGCGCGCGCAGACGGCGCGCACGCTCGACGACCTGAAGGCCGACGTGCTCGCGAACAAGCTGCCGCAGGTGTCGTGGCTGCTGCCGCCCGCCGCGTTCTCCGAGCATCCGAAGTACACGCCCGCTTACGGCGCAAACTACACGTCGCAGATCCTCGACGCGCTGACGTCGAACCCCGACGTGTGGCGCAAGACCGTGCTCTTCATCATGTACGACGAGAACGACGGCTTCTTCGATCACGTCGTGCCGCCGCAGCCGGCGACGACGCGCGCGCAGGGCCTGTCCACCGTCACCGTCGACGGCGAGATCCACAACGTCGTGAATCCGGGCCGCGGCGGCAGCTACACCGCCGACGGCCTGCCGTACGGCCTCGGCCCGCGCGTGCCGATGACGGTCGTGTCGCCGTGGACGAAGGGCGGCTTCGTCTGCTCGCAGGTGTTCGACCACACGTCGGTGATCCGCTTCATCGCCGCGCGCTTCGGAATCGACGAGCCGAACATCACGCCGTGGCGCCGCGCCGTGTGCGGCGATCTCACGTCCGCGTTCGACTTCCGCACGCCGGACGCGACGCTGCCGCCGCTGCCCGACACGAGCAACTATCGGTCGATCGCCGATCAGCTTTGCTCGACGAAGCCCGCGCCGACCGTGCCCGCCGCGCCGAGCCCCGTCGATCCGCAGGAGCCCGGCGTGCGCCCGGCGCGCGCGCTGCCGTACGAGCTGCACGTGAACGCGTCGGTGCACGGCGGCGCGCGCTTGCGGCTCGAGTTCGCGAATCGCGGCGAGCAAGGCGCGCACTTCTACGTGTACGCGTCGAACCGCAGCGACGGCCCGTGGCGCTATACGGTCGGCGCGCATCGTTCGCTGCACGACGAGTTCGATCTGGGCGCGACGAACGGCGCGTACGCGTTCTCGGTGTACGGCCCGAACGGCTTCGTGCGCGTGTTCGAGGGCGTCGCCGCCGCCGAGGGCCATGGCCGGCACGCGGCCGCGCATCCGGAAGTGAAGGCGGGCTACGACGTCGCGAACGGCAACCTGTATCTGAAGCTGCAGAATCACGGCGGACAGAGCGTGCAGCTGACGCTGACCGACAACGCGTACGGCGCGCAGTCGCGCCAGCTCGCACTGCGCGGCGGCGACGAGCGGATCGAGCAATGGGCGCTCGCGCCGAGCCACCACTGGTACGACGTGACGGTGTCGGACGGCGCGACGGGCAAGTTCGTGCGCCGCTTCGCGGGCCACGTCGAGAACGGCAAGACGAGCTATTCCGATCCGGCGGCGGTCGCGCCCGTCACCGCCTGA
- a CDS encoding Lrp/AsnC family transcriptional regulator has protein sequence MKLDAIDRRILQALQRDGRLQNVELAKEVGLSPSPCLRRVRLLEEAGVIERYVAVLNPAKVGKGLTVFTRVWLKEQDADTVDHFAEAVRQLPQVVECHLMAGDCDFLLRVVAADIDDYRQFQMHHLTRIKGVQSVKTEIPLQKVKLTSEVPV, from the coding sequence ATGAAACTTGACGCCATCGATCGACGCATCCTGCAAGCCCTGCAACGCGACGGCCGGCTGCAGAACGTCGAGCTCGCGAAAGAGGTCGGCCTGTCGCCTTCGCCGTGCCTCAGACGAGTCCGGCTGCTCGAGGAAGCCGGCGTGATCGAACGGTACGTCGCGGTGCTCAATCCCGCGAAGGTCGGCAAGGGGTTGACCGTGTTCACGCGCGTCTGGCTGAAGGAGCAGGACGCCGACACGGTCGATCACTTCGCCGAAGCGGTCCGGCAACTGCCGCAGGTCGTCGAGTGCCACCTGATGGCGGGCGACTGCGATTTCCTGCTGCGAGTCGTCGCCGCCGACATCGACGACTACCGGCAATTCCAGATGCATCATCTGACGCGGATCAAAGGCGTGCAGAGCGTGAAGACCGAGATTCCGCTGCAGAAGGTGAAGTTGACTTCGGAGGTGCCGGTTTGA
- a CDS encoding replication endonuclease — protein sequence MALLTSFDAINPRMPQVAWREAMLGKLPAKWSRRVSRRLEILDRQHRDWYRGNVYLREHVAEYADALFPLTATLSDIRDCARRRAADAQSIAERLSSIDAIIDALRALCIRWHIEPPAVDRSCGFVARVIDPGWWARRLRRMHGCAVEALAIRLGFVNACADKYISDENLRRALAQSERNAQMLTNTYAVNDDGEIFTLAELADKSVSNPAIRRGELMLRLRGMEEVAAEHGCTCEFAVVTPPSRFHAVRANGSSNPNYDGATPRDTHNYLQKQWSRCRAWLHRHQVSFYGMRTVEAHQDGTPHWNLLVFIRDPAHMKLWRAAIERYFLLNDSPDEQGARAHRIRFERIKSEKGSATAYIAKYISKHIDGKGIEHDLHGDPIARTTQRVQAWAKQWGIRQFQAIGGAQVSVWRELRRIAKSAVADAPDVLRRAWLAAQRQRHVSGEEYKRADYAEFIRAWGGPWIKRQDATIRLHKEAQFGTGRYGDALGPRIAGIVVRDECAVDSEGIVSTIDAVVEKIVLSVRRLWTIVKHRAAEFLPSRTRVNNCTPVSFAKADEKSLTDLTIDLEPEQSNSLSCQSLFMASDLEALTE from the coding sequence ATGGCGCTTCTGACTTCCTTTGATGCGATCAATCCGCGCATGCCGCAAGTTGCATGGCGCGAAGCAATGCTTGGAAAGCTGCCGGCCAAATGGTCGCGCCGCGTTTCGCGCCGCCTCGAAATTCTCGATCGTCAACATCGCGACTGGTATCGCGGAAATGTTTACCTGCGAGAGCACGTTGCGGAGTATGCCGATGCGTTGTTCCCGCTGACCGCGACGCTTTCCGACATACGAGACTGCGCGCGCCGTCGCGCGGCAGACGCACAATCCATCGCTGAACGCCTAAGTAGCATCGACGCGATCATTGATGCACTACGCGCTCTATGCATACGCTGGCATATCGAACCGCCCGCCGTTGATCGTTCCTGCGGTTTTGTCGCCCGTGTAATTGATCCCGGCTGGTGGGCCAGACGGCTACGTCGCATGCACGGCTGCGCGGTCGAAGCGCTCGCAATCCGCCTCGGATTCGTCAATGCGTGTGCCGACAAATACATTAGCGACGAGAACTTGCGCCGCGCGCTGGCCCAAAGTGAGCGCAACGCTCAGATGCTCACGAACACATATGCCGTCAATGACGACGGAGAAATCTTTACGCTCGCGGAACTTGCCGACAAATCCGTTAGCAACCCGGCCATCCGTCGCGGCGAGCTCATGTTGCGCCTTCGCGGTATGGAAGAAGTTGCTGCCGAACACGGTTGCACTTGTGAATTCGCAGTCGTGACGCCACCGAGCCGATTTCATGCGGTACGCGCTAACGGTTCATCCAATCCAAACTATGACGGTGCGACACCGCGTGATACGCATAACTATCTTCAGAAGCAGTGGAGCCGTTGCCGCGCATGGCTGCATCGCCACCAAGTCAGCTTTTATGGGATGAGGACAGTCGAAGCGCATCAGGACGGTACGCCGCACTGGAATTTATTGGTGTTCATCCGCGACCCTGCACACATGAAGCTATGGCGCGCGGCCATTGAGCGCTATTTCCTGTTGAACGACTCGCCGGATGAACAAGGCGCGCGGGCTCACCGTATCCGTTTCGAGCGCATCAAGTCGGAGAAAGGCAGCGCCACTGCTTACATTGCCAAGTACATCTCCAAGCATATCGATGGCAAGGGGATTGAACATGACCTACATGGCGACCCTATCGCGCGAACCACGCAACGCGTGCAGGCATGGGCTAAGCAGTGGGGCATCCGTCAGTTTCAGGCGATAGGCGGCGCTCAAGTGTCCGTTTGGCGGGAACTCCGCCGGATCGCGAAAAGCGCCGTCGCGGACGCGCCCGATGTGCTCAGGCGCGCATGGCTCGCGGCGCAGCGCCAACGACATGTGTCGGGCGAAGAATATAAGCGCGCCGATTACGCAGAGTTCATTCGTGCGTGGGGTGGTCCGTGGATCAAACGGCAAGACGCAACGATCCGGCTACACAAGGAAGCGCAATTCGGTACTGGTCGATATGGCGACGCGCTTGGGCCTCGCATCGCAGGCATCGTCGTGCGAGACGAGTGTGCAGTCGATTCTGAGGGCATCGTCAGCACTATTGATGCCGTTGTCGAAAAGATCGTGCTGAGCGTGCGTCGTCTATGGACGATCGTTAAGCATCGGGCCGCCGAATTTTTGCCCTCTCGGACTCGTGTCAATAACTGTACGCCTGTTTCATTTGCGAAAGCAGATGAAAAATCGCTTACTGATTTAACGATTGATTTAGAGCCTGAACAAAGTAATTCGCTTTCATGCCAATCGCTGTTTATGGCGTCTGATTTAGAAGCGCTAACAGAATGA
- a CDS encoding AzlD family protein, giving the protein MIDVSTLLTIVLMASSTYLSRILGYVVLRNRTLSPRMLSVMENVPGCVLVSVIAPAFVSDKPANLLALAITLLAATRLSILPTVIIGVVSTGLLRHLLGQ; this is encoded by the coding sequence ATGATCGATGTATCGACGCTGCTGACGATCGTGCTGATGGCCTCGTCCACTTACCTGAGCCGGATTCTCGGCTACGTCGTGCTGCGCAATCGCACGCTGAGCCCGCGCATGCTGTCGGTGATGGAGAATGTGCCGGGATGCGTGCTGGTGTCGGTGATCGCGCCGGCGTTCGTCTCGGACAAGCCGGCCAATTTGCTCGCGCTGGCGATTACGCTGCTCGCGGCAACCCGCCTGTCGATTCTGCCGACCGTGATCATTGGCGTCGTGTCGACCGGCTTGTTGCGGCATCTGCTCGGTCAGTAA
- the dapA gene encoding 4-hydroxy-tetrahydrodipicolinate synthase: MQSRFEGIWLPIITPFHDGEIDHPALARLARHYAAEGIAGFVAGATTGEGALLRASEQEAIFATLRDATPNLPIVLGVTASATHAAAERARELASLRPDGLLATPPVYVRPTQAGVRRHIEAIVEAADLPVLVYNIPYRTGVNVELDTLQALSRDARVVGVKECGGTLERMLRLVHETPLRIFSGDDNQNFAALCAGAHGVIASAAHVLPARHVRVHALLREGRLDDARRIAVALQPLVADLFAEPNPAPVKALLAAQGWCDNALRLPFLPASDALAARLVTHWEALQRSETAEA; the protein is encoded by the coding sequence ATGCAATCACGTTTCGAAGGTATCTGGCTTCCGATCATCACGCCGTTCCACGATGGCGAGATCGACCATCCGGCGCTCGCGCGCCTCGCGCGTCACTACGCGGCCGAAGGAATCGCGGGCTTCGTCGCCGGCGCGACGACGGGCGAAGGCGCGCTCCTGCGCGCGAGCGAACAGGAAGCGATTTTCGCGACGCTGCGCGACGCCACGCCGAATCTTCCGATCGTGCTCGGCGTGACGGCGAGCGCGACGCACGCGGCCGCCGAGCGCGCGCGCGAACTCGCGTCGCTGCGCCCGGACGGGCTGCTCGCGACGCCGCCCGTCTACGTGAGGCCAACGCAGGCCGGCGTGCGGCGGCACATCGAAGCGATCGTCGAAGCGGCGGATCTGCCGGTGCTCGTCTACAACATTCCGTATCGGACCGGCGTGAACGTCGAGCTCGACACGCTTCAGGCGCTCTCGCGCGATGCGCGAGTCGTCGGCGTGAAGGAATGCGGCGGGACACTCGAGCGCATGCTGCGTCTCGTGCACGAAACGCCGCTACGCATCTTCTCCGGCGACGACAACCAGAATTTCGCGGCGCTGTGCGCGGGCGCGCACGGCGTGATCGCGAGCGCCGCGCACGTGCTGCCCGCGCGGCACGTGCGCGTGCATGCGCTGTTGCGCGAAGGCAGGCTCGACGACGCGCGACGGATCGCGGTTGCGCTGCAACCGCTCGTCGCCGATCTGTTCGCGGAACCGAATCCTGCGCCCGTGAAGGCGCTGCTCGCCGCGCAGGGTTGGTGCGACAACGCGCTGCGGCTGCCGTTCCTGCCGGCGAGCGACGCGCTCGCGGCGCGGCTCGTCACGCATTGGGAAGCGCTGCAACGGAGCGAGACGGCCGAAGCCTGA
- a CDS encoding VOC family protein, with translation MSATPRGALRPFHLAFPVTSLEHARRFYGSLLGCPEGRSSDRWVDFDFFGHQLVAHLAPDETGRSAVNPVDGDDVPVRHFGVVLSMDEWHALADKLKAAGTVFVIEPHVRFKGEVGEQATMFFFDPCGNALEFKAFADIGQMFAK, from the coding sequence ATGTCCGCCACGCCGCGCGGCGCGTTGCGCCCGTTTCATCTCGCCTTTCCGGTCACGAGCCTCGAGCACGCGCGCCGCTTCTACGGCAGCCTGCTCGGCTGCCCGGAAGGCCGCAGTTCCGATCGCTGGGTCGATTTCGATTTCTTCGGACATCAGCTCGTCGCGCATCTCGCGCCCGACGAGACAGGCCGCTCGGCCGTCAACCCGGTGGACGGCGACGACGTGCCGGTGCGCCATTTCGGCGTCGTGCTGTCGATGGACGAATGGCACGCGCTCGCCGACAAGCTGAAGGCGGCAGGCACGGTATTCGTGATCGAGCCGCACGTCCGCTTCAAGGGCGAGGTCGGCGAGCAGGCGACGATGTTCTTCTTCGATCCGTGCGGCAACGCGCTGGAATTCAAGGCATTCGCCGACATCGGCCAAATGTTCGCGAAGTAG
- a CDS encoding IS5 family transposase (programmed frameshift): MAKPILDDELWSLIQPLLPPPKPRRTRYPGRKPLDDRAVLTGILFVLQSGIPWEMLPQEMGCGSGMSCWRRLRDWQQAGVWDRLHEVLLAKLRAADRIDWSRVVIDSSSIRAVGSGPKTGPNPTDRARPGSKHHLVTEAQGIPLALILTGANRNDVTQLLPLIEAIPPIRGKRGRPLSKPVVVQADRGYDHDKYRKPLHAAGIATQIARRGEPHGSGLGKTRWVVERTFAWLHNFRRLRIRFERLAAIHEAFMKIAACIICWRHLQKSFC, translated from the exons ATGGCCAAACCGATACTCGATGACGAACTGTGGTCACTGATCCAACCGCTGCTGCCTCCACCGAAGCCACGCCGTACGCGATACCCGGGCCGCAAGCCGCTGGACGATCGCGCCGTGCTGACCGGCATCCTGTTCGTGCTGCAATCCGGTATTCCCTGGGAAATGCTTCCGCAGGAAATGGGCTGCGGCTCGGGCATGAGCTGCTGGCGCAGACTGCGCGACTGGCAACAGGCGGGTGTCTGGGACCGGCTGCACGAAGTATTGCTGGCCAAACTTCGTGCAGCCGATCGCATCGACTGGTCGCGTGTGGTTATCGATTCGTCCTCCATTCGTGCAGTGGGATCGGGTC CAAAAACAGGACCCAATCCCACCGATCGGGCGCGACCCGGTTCAAAGCACCATCTCGTTACCGAAGCGCAGGGCATCCCGCTCGCGCTGATCCTCACGGGTGCCAATCGCAACGACGTCACCCAACTGCTGCCTCTGATCGAGGCCATTCCGCCCATTCGTGGCAAGCGCGGGAGGCCTCTGTCAAAGCCCGTCGTTGTGCAGGCCGATCGCGGTTACGACCACGACAAATATCGTAAGCCCTTGCACGCTGCCGGTATCGCCACGCAGATCGCACGCCGTGGTGAGCCCCACGGCAGCGGCCTCGGCAAGACCCGGTGGGTCGTCGAGCGCACCTTCGCGTGGCTGCACAACTTCAGACGTCTGCGCATTCGGTTCGAGCGCCTCGCCGCCATACACGAGGCGTTCATGAAAATCGCCGCCTGCATCATTTGCTGGCGACACCTCCAAAAATCATTCTGTTAG
- a CDS encoding tyrosine-type recombinase/integrase: MARINFTAGRVRDFRCPLDAKQIFMWDSGAPGLGLRATAGSVSYVFQGRIAGNTVRTTIGDARTWDIDGARQKARELQKLIDEGKDPRVEKAAAIAVTQARRVESRRRQATLDTAWKSYIDANRSRWSDHHVADHEKVSHRGGEMRKRGRKQPRVCGALSSLLDVPLPDLTADVIAEWLKRETESRPTQASLAFRLLRACLNWCAEQHEWSGLVPEHVCRTRKVRQNVPKVRAKSDCLQREQLAPWFDGVRQMANPVVSAFLQALLLTGARREEMNELKWTDLDFRWNTMILRDKVEGDRTIPLTPYVGLLLGALPRRNEWVFSSVKSESGRLQAPDDRHRIVLRAAHLEGLTLHGLRRSFSTLTEWIECPAGVVAQIMGHKPSATAEKHYKQRPIDLLRMWHTKIEAWILSEAGITLPATQQMANV; this comes from the coding sequence TTGGCTCGTATCAACTTCACCGCCGGGCGCGTGCGCGACTTTCGCTGTCCTCTCGACGCCAAGCAAATCTTTATGTGGGACTCGGGTGCGCCGGGCCTTGGGCTGCGCGCTACCGCTGGCAGCGTGTCTTATGTCTTTCAAGGTCGCATCGCGGGCAACACGGTTCGCACCACAATCGGCGACGCACGCACATGGGATATCGACGGCGCTCGCCAGAAAGCGCGCGAACTTCAGAAACTCATCGACGAGGGTAAAGACCCACGCGTCGAAAAGGCTGCCGCTATCGCGGTCACGCAGGCGCGGCGAGTAGAGTCGCGGCGGCGTCAGGCTACGCTGGATACTGCATGGAAGAGCTATATCGATGCGAATCGTTCCCGCTGGAGCGACCATCACGTTGCGGATCATGAGAAGGTGTCTCATCGTGGCGGCGAAATGAGAAAGCGCGGCCGCAAGCAACCTCGCGTTTGCGGCGCACTGTCGAGTCTACTTGATGTGCCGTTGCCGGACTTGACCGCAGACGTGATTGCCGAGTGGCTAAAGCGTGAGACGGAAAGCCGACCGACTCAAGCTTCGCTCGCATTTCGGTTGCTGCGCGCGTGCCTGAACTGGTGTGCCGAGCAGCATGAATGGTCTGGCCTTGTACCAGAACACGTTTGCCGTACACGTAAGGTGCGTCAGAACGTCCCAAAGGTTCGCGCGAAATCCGATTGCCTCCAGCGAGAACAACTCGCTCCCTGGTTCGACGGTGTGCGACAGATGGCAAACCCTGTCGTCTCTGCGTTCTTGCAGGCGTTGCTTCTTACAGGGGCGCGCCGCGAAGAAATGAACGAGCTCAAATGGACCGACTTGGATTTTCGCTGGAACACGATGATCCTGCGAGACAAGGTGGAAGGCGATCGCACCATTCCCCTGACGCCCTATGTGGGATTGTTGCTCGGCGCTTTGCCTCGCCGCAACGAATGGGTTTTCAGCAGCGTCAAATCGGAATCGGGCCGCTTGCAGGCTCCCGATGATCGGCATCGCATTGTCTTGCGGGCCGCGCATCTCGAAGGACTCACCCTGCATGGGCTGCGCCGCTCGTTCTCGACGCTTACCGAGTGGATCGAGTGTCCCGCGGGCGTCGTCGCGCAAATCATGGGCCACAAGCCAAGCGCCACGGCGGAAAAGCACTACAAGCAGCGCCCGATTGATTTGCTGCGCATGTGGCACACGAAGATCGAAGCATGGATATTGAGTGAAGCGGGTATCACGCTTCCAGCGACACAACAGATGGCGAACGTATGA
- a CDS encoding NUDIX hydrolase, translating into MQHTEQPRVGCGAAIVRDGRILLIKRKRAPEAGCWGLPGGKVDWLEPVERAVCREIEEELAIALERVTLLCVVDHIDAANREHWVAPVYRASAFAGEPRIVEPDKHDAFGWFALNELPQPLTHATRVAVEQLVRAA; encoded by the coding sequence ATGCAACACACCGAACAACCCCGCGTCGGCTGCGGCGCCGCCATTGTCCGCGACGGCCGGATTTTGCTGATCAAGCGCAAGCGCGCGCCCGAAGCGGGCTGCTGGGGCTTGCCGGGCGGCAAGGTCGACTGGCTCGAGCCCGTCGAGCGCGCGGTGTGTCGGGAAATCGAAGAGGAGCTGGCGATCGCGCTCGAACGCGTCACGCTGCTGTGCGTCGTCGATCACATCGACGCCGCCAATCGAGAGCACTGGGTCGCGCCCGTTTATCGCGCGAGCGCGTTCGCGGGCGAGCCGCGCATCGTCGAGCCGGACAAGCACGACGCATTCGGCTGGTTCGCGCTGAACGAACTGCCGCAGCCGCTCACGCACGCGACGCGCGTCGCCGTCGAGCAGCTCGTCCGGGCGGCCTGA
- a CDS encoding RBBP9/YdeN family alpha/beta hydrolase, whose protein sequence is MRSCSKSTWPPRLVTVPGLHGSEGAHWQTWLERQFARALRVEQDDWDAPHLARWAQNVRDLLARERGPFVLAAHSFGCLAAAHALARHASAADAPAADIAGVLFVAPANPRKFAFAGDFDPRRLAVPSIVIGSETDPWMTLADAREFAHRLGSAFVNLGDAGHINTAAGYGPWPRAKHLVDTLVHCAAPLRFRDDAPEAGAIARDALVTAA, encoded by the coding sequence ATGCGCTCATGCAGCAAATCGACGTGGCCGCCGCGGCTCGTCACGGTACCCGGCCTGCACGGCAGCGAAGGCGCGCACTGGCAGACCTGGCTCGAAAGACAGTTCGCGCGCGCGCTGCGCGTCGAACAGGACGACTGGGACGCGCCGCATCTCGCGCGCTGGGCGCAGAACGTGCGCGATCTGCTCGCGCGCGAGCGCGGGCCGTTCGTGCTCGCCGCGCACAGCTTCGGCTGCCTCGCGGCCGCGCATGCGCTCGCGCGGCACGCGTCGGCCGCGGATGCGCCGGCGGCGGACATCGCCGGCGTGCTGTTCGTCGCGCCGGCGAATCCGCGCAAGTTCGCGTTCGCGGGCGACTTCGATCCGCGGCGCCTGGCCGTGCCGTCGATCGTGATCGGCAGCGAAACCGATCCGTGGATGACGCTCGCCGACGCGCGCGAGTTCGCGCACCGGCTCGGCAGCGCGTTCGTCAATCTCGGCGACGCCGGGCACATCAACACCGCGGCGGGCTACGGGCCGTGGCCGCGCGCGAAACATCTCGTCGATACGCTCGTGCATTGCGCGGCGCCGCTGCGGTTTCGCGACGACGCGCCGGAAGCCGGCGCGATCGCGCGCGATGCGCTCGTGACGGCGGCTTGA